The genomic segment GAGTATCCGCTGGCCGCAGCCAAGCACGGACTCAGGGCGGGCGCGACGCAGTTTCTTCTGGTGTCGTCGGCCGGCGCCGACGCGGCTTCCAAGAACTTCTACCTGCACACCAAGGGCGAACTTGAACAGAAGCTCGGCGAATTAGGGTACAGGGCCCTGAAGATTTTCCGTCCTGGACTGCTGCTGGGCAAGCGGGAAGAGGTGCGTCCCGGAGAACGCTTCGCCAGCCGAATTGCGCCGTTTATCAATTTCACGCTGTGGGGACCGCTGCGGCATTATCGCTCGATCGCGGCGGAAACCGTGGGCAGAGCGATGGTCGGGGCAGCGACGCAAGACCAGAGCGGAACGAGCTTCTATGAGTACGACCAGATCAGCAAGCTGGCGGAAGCATTCAGCAGTCAGCACTCAGCATCCAGCAGTTAGTCTTGCATCCAGCTAACAAAACTCTGACAGCCGCAGTCTGAACCTGGTTGACGCGCCTCTCTCCGCGCAATTACGCTTCTTTCGCCAACGTGGAGGAAAGATGAAACAGTTCCAGCGAGTCTCAGCACTTCTCCTGCTTGCATTGCTGGTAGCGATGCCGGCTCTCGGCCAGGCCAACGCGGCGGCGCAGCCGGCGATTATCCGGCCGGGCGACAACCTGGTGGTGGAAAACATCCCGGCGATTCCGGCCGCGGTGGCGGAAAAGAGCAACCAGTACGGGGAATTCCGCGGCGCCGGTTTTCAGTCCTGGGACCCGGTAAAGCGCGAAATGCTGATCGGCACGCGTTTTGGTGACGTCCCGCAGATCCACATGGTGAAGATGCCGGGCGGCGCGCGCACCCAGCTCACGTTTTTCCCGGACCGCAACGGCGGAGCGCACTATGGCCCCCAAGGCGATTACTTCACCTTTACCAAGGACGTCGGCGGCGGCGAGTGGTTCCAGATTTATCGTTATGACGTGGCCAACGGCAACGTGACCCTGTTGACCGACGGCAAGTCTCGCAACGGGGGGCGCAGTTTCGCCCACAATGACAGCCGCATCGCCTACACCTCCACGCGCCGCACAGGCAAGGACACCGACATCTGGGTGATGGATGTAACCGACCCCAAATCTGACCACATGCTGCTGCAGCTTGAAGGCGGCGGCTGGGGCGTGGCCGGCTGGTCGCCGGACAACAAGAAGCTGCTGGTGCTGGAGGGCATTTCCGCCAATCGAACGTTTCTCTGGCTGGCTGACGTGGCCACGGGCGAAAAGAAATTGCTCACGCCGAAGGGCGGCGAAGAAGTCGCTTACAGCGGCGGTCCGTTCAGCAAAGATGGCAAGGGCTTCTACAGCGCCACGGACCGTGATTCGGAATTTCAGCGTCTGGCGTATTTCGACCTGGCCACCATGCAGCCCACTTTCTTGACCAGCGAAATAAAGTGGGACGTGGACGAACTTGACTTGAGCGAAGACGGCAAGACGCTGGCGTTTGTCACCAATGAAGACGGCCTCAGCAAGCTCTACCTGATGGATACGGCCACGCGCAAGTATCGCCCCGTGAGCGGGCTTCCGGCAGGGCAGGTCTTTGGCGTGACCTTCCACAAGAACAGCCGCGACCTGGCGTTCGTAGTGAACGCCGCACGCTCCACCTCCGACATCTATTCCATGGACATTTCCACCGGCAAGATTGACCGCTGGACATACAGCGAAACCGGCGGCCTGAACACCGCAAGCTTTTCCGAGCCGCAACTGATCAAGTGGAAGACCTTTGACGGCAAGACGATCTCCGGCTTCCTCTATCAGCCGGACGCCAAAAAGTTTCCCGGCAAGCGTCCGGTGATCGTGAACATCCACGGCGGACCGGAAGGGCAGTTCCGCCCGGGCTTCCTGGGACGAAACAACTACTACCTCAACGAGCTTGGCGTGGCGCTGATCTTCCCCAACGTGCGCGGTTCTTCCGGCTACGGCAAGACGTTTTTGAAACTCGACAACGGCACCAACCGCGACCACACGCACAAAGACATTGGCGCGCTGCTGGATTGGATCAAGGACAACCCAAACCTCGACGCTGACAAGATCATGATTACCGGCGGCAGTTACGGCGGCTACATGACGTGGGCCGTGGCCTACGAGTACAACGATAAGATCAAGTGCTCGCTGCCGATTGTGGGCCCGTCGAACCTGGTGACGCTGCTGGAGCATACGGAAGCCTATCGTCGCGACCTGCGCCGCGTGGAGTACGGCGACGAACGCGATCCCAAGATTCGCGAATACCTGGAAAAGACCGCGCCGCTGAACAACTCGGAAAAGATCCGCAAGCCGGTGTTTGCCGCCGTGGGCAAGAATGATCCGCGCGTTCCCTGGACCGAATCACGCCAAATGCTGGACAAACTGAAGGGCAACAGCATCACCACGTGGTTCCTGATGGCCAACGACGAAGGCCATGGCTACGCCAAAAAGAAAAACCAGGATTTCCTGTTCTACGCCACGGTAATGTTCGTGCGGCAGTTTCTGCTGGGCGAGAACGTGGGCGCAGGCGGAACACAGTAGATTGCCAAAATTGCCAGAATTGCCAAAATCGCCGAAATTGAAAGGCCGTAACGGATCTTGGGTTTTCAATTCCCCGATTACCCGATTATGGCAATTACAAATTTCCTCCCTTCCTCCGTGTTTCAAAGGTTTTGCTCTCCCTAGGGGGATATAGGGCCGCATCGCTGCGGCCCTTGGCTTCACGGCCGGAATCAGTGAATCGGATTCACCTGAAACGCCGTCCCGCATTTCTTGGGTTTATAGGTACTCACGTCGCCGGAGACCAGAGAGCCGTTGTTGCAGTTCAGAGCCAGGTTGCCGGCGGTGGCCGTGATGGTGTCATTGGCGGCAAACTTGAGTACGGACAAAGTGTTCAAGATCACCGCGTCACCGGTATTGCTGTTGATGGTGTTGCCGCCCAGGCTGTTCAGCACCGAGCTGAGGTCCACCAGGACTCCCGTGCCGGTATTGCTGGAGATGGTGATCCCGCCGTCAAGGTAAGCGTCAGAATGGTCGGTGATCTCGATCCCGCCGCCGCCGTTGCTATTAATCTGCGTGGCGCCGGAGAACTCGCAATGGCTGGTTTCTCCGCAATGTACGCCGATGCCGGAGTTGTTGTTGATGATGCCATCCGACATCATCATGGTGCTGGTGTGGATGACCACCAGCCCAAACGAGCCCCCGTTGCCGATGATGCGGTTGTCGCCGCTGATGTCGGCTTCCGCGCTGTTGGCAACTTCCACGCCTGACGTGCCGTTGTTGCTGATCACGTTCTGCGTTCCAGGAGTTACGCCGTCGCCGCCATTCAGGATCAGATGCCCGGTGAGGACGGCGATTCCAATCCGCCCGTTACCGGTCACGTTGGTGCCGGTCACGTCACTGTCCACGTAGAAGGTGCCGCCGCCGATGCTGATTCCCGAACGCGTGCTGTTCTGGACGGTGCTGTCGGCAATGTGGACCAGAGAATCAATGCTGGTCAGGCCAATGCCCAGGCTGTTCTGGATGGTGACGCTGGTGAAATCCACCCGCGAATTGTCATTGACCAGCGCGCCGCGGCCACCATCGAAGGTGAGGTTCTGAATCCCCACCCGTTGTGAGGCAGCGATGGCCAGCAGGTGACCATTGGGATTGCCGGGCACCACGGTTGCCGTCGGGTTGCCGAAGATGCTCAGGTCGGTCCGGCCAAACATCACCACATTCTCATGGCAGGTACCTGTGACTGAAATGGTATTTGGCCCGGCCGCCGGTAGGCTGGCCAGCGCCGCGCCGATGGTGATGAAAGCTCCGGGCGTTGCTCCGGAACAATCAACCACTGCGCTACCGGCAAAACTCATGACCGGTAAAAGAAGAAACAAGAGACAGAGCAATACCCTGATGCCGGAAGATTTCATTGGTGCAGCTCCTTGAATTTGATGTGGGGACCCTTGGGGCAATTGGTGGTAGGCAGCAGCAGCTTATGTCGAACCCCTGCGGCTGTCAACCGGGGTAGTGCGAAATGTTTGCGATGCGTTGCAGGTTTTTGTGCCTGAGAACGCAAGAATGACATTTTTTGGCACACTGCATCCTCAAAAAATCTACTTTTTGGCCAAGTAAGGACCCGCGCCACTCCGATTCGCGTCGCTGTCACCGTCAGGACTTTCGTTTCGCGGCGGCTGATGCCACTGCCACCACCGGTTTGGGACGGTCGTCCACGATCAGGCGAAAGATGTCCGGACGCGAATAGTGCCCAACCGCATCAAAATCAAACTTGGCTTTCGGCAACTGCTTGCGGTCCAGTTCGGCCACCAGGATGGCCTCATCGTCAAAGTTTGGTCCGGCAAGAAACTTGCCGAAAGGATCAACAATGCAGCTGCCGCCGCGCGAAATCACCGTTTCCGGTGCTTCGCCAAACGCCGTCTGGTAGGCGGCGGGAAAATCTTTGCGCCGATTGAACTGGTTGCAACCCAGGACAAAGCACCGGCCCTCCAGGGCAATGTGCTGCATGGTGGCCGGCCAGGTATCGCGACAGTCAGCGGTGGGCGCGCAATAGATCTCAATGCCCTGCGAATACATGTAGGTGCGCAGCAACGGCATGTAGTTCTCCCAGCAGATCACCGCGCCCAGGCGTCCCAGCGGAGTATCGAAGACCGGCAGCGTGGAGCCGTCACCGTAGCCCCAGATCAGCCGCTCAGAAGCAGTGGGCATGACCTTGCGATGTTTGCCTAGCAGCGTGCCATCGGGCGCGAAGAACAGCACGCAGCAGTACAGCGTGCCGCGTTCACGCTCGATCACGCCCATCACCAGATAGACGGAGTTCGACCGTGCTGCGCGACCCAGCGCTTCAACTGCCGCGCCCGGGACTTCCACAGCGCTCTCAAAGTAACGCCGGAAGTCTTCACGGCCGGCCTCACTGCGCGCTCCAACCACGGCGCCAAAGTCCAGCCCGCGCGGGTAGCCGGAAACAAACGCTTCCGGAAACAGCACAAGTTCCGCGCCTTGGCGGGCGGCGTCGCGGGTCAGGTCTGCCGCCTTTTCCAGCGTTCGTTTGCGGTCAAACGCCACCGAGGCGGCCTGTACCACTGCCACGCGGACCGCATCCGGGGGAATGGATTTTTCACGGCGATGGTTGTTCTTCATGGCTGAACCCAAGACTATACATCTCGTCCGCAAAACCTGTTGCTGCGGGACCTTTCGCGCTTCCCGATGCTTAACCGCTGTTTTATTGGAAAGTCTAATTACCGTGCCTGTGCGGACCACAGTAAGTGGTGTATTAACAAATACTTACAATAAACATGTTCGCAAATGCCTCCACTGGGAGCAAAATAGAAAATTGCCTCCGGGAGAGGTGTGTTTGTCCGCAGTGTCGAGCCTGATAACGAGATGGGCAACTACGCTGGC from the Terriglobia bacterium genome contains:
- a CDS encoding right-handed parallel beta-helix repeat-containing protein produces the protein MKSSGIRVLLCLLFLLLPVMSFAGSAVVDCSGATPGAFITIGAALASLPAAGPNTISVTGTCHENVVMFGRTDLSIFGNPTATVVPGNPNGHLLAIAASQRVGIQNLTFDGGRGALVNDNSRVDFTSVTIQNSLGIGLTSIDSLVHIADSTVQNSTRSGISIGGGTFYVDSDVTGTNVTGNGRIGIAVLTGHLILNGGDGVTPGTQNVISNNGTSGVEVANSAEADISGDNRIIGNGGSFGLVVIHTSTMMMSDGIINNNSGIGVHCGETSHCEFSGATQINSNGGGGIEITDHSDAYLDGGITISSNTGTGVLVDLSSVLNSLGGNTINSNTGDAVILNTLSVLKFAANDTITATAGNLALNCNNGSLVSGDVSTYKPKKCGTAFQVNPIH
- a CDS encoding prolyl oligopeptidase family serine peptidase, whose protein sequence is MPALGQANAAAQPAIIRPGDNLVVENIPAIPAAVAEKSNQYGEFRGAGFQSWDPVKREMLIGTRFGDVPQIHMVKMPGGARTQLTFFPDRNGGAHYGPQGDYFTFTKDVGGGEWFQIYRYDVANGNVTLLTDGKSRNGGRSFAHNDSRIAYTSTRRTGKDTDIWVMDVTDPKSDHMLLQLEGGGWGVAGWSPDNKKLLVLEGISANRTFLWLADVATGEKKLLTPKGGEEVAYSGGPFSKDGKGFYSATDRDSEFQRLAYFDLATMQPTFLTSEIKWDVDELDLSEDGKTLAFVTNEDGLSKLYLMDTATRKYRPVSGLPAGQVFGVTFHKNSRDLAFVVNAARSTSDIYSMDISTGKIDRWTYSETGGLNTASFSEPQLIKWKTFDGKTISGFLYQPDAKKFPGKRPVIVNIHGGPEGQFRPGFLGRNNYYLNELGVALIFPNVRGSSGYGKTFLKLDNGTNRDHTHKDIGALLDWIKDNPNLDADKIMITGGSYGGYMTWAVAYEYNDKIKCSLPIVGPSNLVTLLEHTEAYRRDLRRVEYGDERDPKIREYLEKTAPLNNSEKIRKPVFAAVGKNDPRVPWTESRQMLDKLKGNSITTWFLMANDEGHGYAKKKNQDFLFYATVMFVRQFLLGENVGAGGTQ
- a CDS encoding nitrilase, with the protein product MKNNHRREKSIPPDAVRVAVVQAASVAFDRKRTLEKAADLTRDAARQGAELVLFPEAFVSGYPRGLDFGAVVGARSEAGREDFRRYFESAVEVPGAAVEALGRAARSNSVYLVMGVIERERGTLYCCVLFFAPDGTLLGKHRKVMPTASERLIWGYGDGSTLPVFDTPLGRLGAVICWENYMPLLRTYMYSQGIEIYCAPTADCRDTWPATMQHIALEGRCFVLGCNQFNRRKDFPAAYQTAFGEAPETVISRGGSCIVDPFGKFLAGPNFDDEAILVAELDRKQLPKAKFDFDAVGHYSRPDIFRLIVDDRPKPVVAVASAAAKRKS
- a CDS encoding oxidoreductase, which produces MNSRTAVLLGSSGMVGGFCLTALLESPDYGRVVVMARRAFPVPSDPKVTLKVVDFDHLSAADFAGANDLFCALGTTIRKAGTQEAFRRVDLEYPLAAAKHGLRAGATQFLLVSSAGADAASKNFYLHTKGELEQKLGELGYRALKIFRPGLLLGKREEVRPGERFASRIAPFINFTLWGPLRHYRSIAAETVGRAMVGAATQDQSGTSFYEYDQISKLAEAFSSQHSASSS